Part of the Natrialbaceae archaeon AArc-T1-2 genome, CGCCGGCGGTCACGCGCGGATGGGCGGCGGACAGCTCTCGCTCGATCACATGCAGGGGATCGGGCCCTCGAGCGGCCTCGACAGAGACGAGTTCGAAGATCGACTGTTCGCGGCGCTGTCGGGCGAGCGATGAGGGCGATCGAGTCCGGAATCCGGTATCAGACCGTAAAGACGGGACAGCCACAGGTCCGGAGCACGCGGTCGGCGACGCTGCCGATGTGTGGCAGTTCGGCTTCTCCCTCACCGTGTTTCCCCATCACGACGAGGTCGGCGTCGACCGCATCGGCCACTGTGACGATCTCCTCGTGTGGCATGCCACGTCTGCAGTGAACCTCCGTGTCCAGATCGTGCTCGCGGGCGCGCTCTGCGAGCGCTTCCAGATCGGCGAGCGCCTCGTCTTCGGCGTCCTCGAGCGTGAGTTCGTAGTTCGAGAGCGCTGGCGTGTCTCCGTGGCGGATCTTGTCGATAATGTGAACGAAGTGGACGTCCGCATCGTTGTCGGCGGCGATCGAGAGTCCGTGTTCGACGCCGCGTTCGGCCGGTCGGCTACCGTCGGTCGGAATCAAGATTGTGTCGTAGGTCGGCATATCTTCCGCTGGGTCGTCCAGCGAGGTGAAACTACCGACCGCCGTATTCTCCTCGGCCGACCCTTCACTCGAGCACACGCCACGTCCACATCACGCTTATACTGTCGGTCATACATACGTACCCTACCTGTGAGAGCGGACGGGCTGACATGCGCTGCAACGCCGGTTCTGGCACACGCCAGTTCATCGGTCCACGACCGACAGTATTAACAGCGGCGGGTGTTCGCTGATGAGGGCGATCCCGAGAGCACGATAGAGCGTCCTCACAGGGAGTGCCGGAGAGAGACACGAAGGAATCGAACGGTCGTCTACGGTGAGAACAGCCGCCGGATCCTGGCGAGGATACCGCCGTCGTCGGCTCCGTCTGCACCGTCATCGTCCGAATTCGGCTCCCGTGTCGCTGTCGCCGTCGTCCCCTCCTCTCCCGACTTCGCGAGCGGACCGTCGGCCGGTTCCGGTTCGGCTGCCACGTCCGCCGAGTCCGGCCCCGCCTCGAGGTCCTCGAGCGAGAGGTCGAGTTCGTCGACCTCAGGCGTCGGCTCGCGGTCGGCTCCGGCTTCGGCGCTGCGAACGTCCGCGCCAGTTACGTCGCCGCGCTCGACTCGTGTGGCAAGGTCGTCCGCCGCCGACTCGAGATCGGCCGGTGGCGACTCGGCGCTTGGATCATCGTCGTCTGCCGGCTCGTCCTCGATCCGGACGCCTCCGTCCTCGCCGTCGGCTGGCGTCGTCTCGTCCCCGTCTGGCATCGAGGAGATCGACTCGAGGATGTCGTCGACGCCCTGATCCGAGACGACGCGCCGTGGTCCACCGCCGGGAGACATCGGGTCGCTGCCGTCGTCCGTGTCGGTCGCGGTGTCCTCGTTGTCCGCGCGTTCCTCGTCGTCGCTCATCGTCCACACCTGTCGGCTGCGTCGTTATATACTATCGGACGTACCTGTGTGACGATTCTCGCCACCCCGAGGCGGCGAGAATCGTTCACGACGTACGTCCGGCAGTATAACTCCGGGCATCACGCGGCGGCGTCCGGTCGTGCGAGGACCACGTTGATCACGGCTCCGAGCAGGATTAGGATACCGGCGAAGTACAGCCAGGTGACGAACAACAACACGGCACCGATGGCACCGTAGGCCTCGTAGCGAGCGGCATTTGCGGCGTAGAGTTGAAAGCCGGCCTGGAGGACCACCCAGCCGACGGCGGCGAAGGCGGCTCCGGGAACGACCTCGACGAGGCCTACTGGAACCGGTGGAAGGACGTAGTACACCGGGAGAAAGGCGAGAAAGAGCCCGAGTAACAGGGCGAGCCAGCCGAGCGAGCCGGCGGCGGGGATCTCGTCCGCGACGATCCCGAGGACGACGCCGATGACGATCATCAACGCGATCGCACCCGCGACCGCGAGGACGACCACGATGCCGTCACGAAGCTCCTCGAGTAGGGAGTCCTCGCCTGCCGTGCCGTAGACCTCGTCGAAGGCCTTGCTGAGTCCCCGAAACACCTTCAGGCCACCCCAGGTCGCGACGGCGAGTGCAA contains:
- a CDS encoding universal stress protein; translation: MPTYDTILIPTDGSRPAERGVEHGLSIAADNDADVHFVHIIDKIRHGDTPALSNYELTLEDAEDEALADLEALAERAREHDLDTEVHCRRGMPHEEIVTVADAVDADLVVMGKHGEGEAELPHIGSVADRVLRTCGCPVFTV
- a CDS encoding YihY/virulence factor BrkB family protein, coding for MNARETLEGIYRTASDREITLLAAGFAYYAFVSLIPLVLLALVVGSLLGGEELAERLIDAAGDLLPAAGEDLVTAALTTEAGRAEASIVALAVATWGGLKVFRGLSKAFDEVYGTAGEDSLLEELRDGIVVVLAVAGAIALMIVIGVVLGIVADEIPAAGSLGWLALLLGLFLAFLPVYYVLPPVPVGLVEVVPGAAFAAVGWVVLQAGFQLYAANAARYEAYGAIGAVLLFVTWLYFAGILILLGAVINVVLARPDAAA